The genomic DNA gttggagcaatctaggtaccctaggttttgatgtttggacaaagggttaagttaggtttattgttgtatttgatatgcattgtgagtgtgcaggatataggtacaacaaggaaattccaagggtgatcttggcaaatgaggaaagtttaaggatgagtcttggcggtgtaagtccaagcatatagttttggcaacgtaagtccaagtgtgacttgacaatggatgaaatcccggaggcgcgacctcttggcaaaggaagatccgACAACAATGATAAGATCGATGGAAGCTTCAGAAGACAAGACGTGAAGGatagggaggcatccgagggacgcaaggctgatggaggaggctagaaggctaggtctaggttggttggGCGAGGACAAGTGCTGAGTGAATATACTCGGGGGTTAACTACTAGGATTAGGGTttttactgtagtgttactgtagcagtactgtagcactcgattggtgttttcatcagtcgactggtgcggtTGACCGGGCAGTCGGCTGGGAGCGaaaagaatgcttctgttcgttcgatTAGTAtgaatcagtcgactgatggaagtatcagtatcgagccgttgggttgtaacAGTCGAATCTCCATAGAGACAGTCGACTAATGGTTTTGGCTGTCGACTGGttggcggggttttccaacccgtggcctatataaccaagcattggaagcttagtTAAGATTGATGAAATAGAGGtgattaacccctattagtagtcttccaaagcctccaaactcttcttgtgatctaagagtgtttagatcaaggttgtggtgaggtttctccatcgagaaggaggtttgagctagccggaggtttccgaggagtcatccaccgacgaattGGGATCAtctaccttacggacagccgtggagtaggagccctaatctccgaatcaCGTAAACGCCTTGTTACGGTTTGTTTTGGTTTATTGTCTTTCCTTTTTGTTTATAGGGTTtagctttcttcttgttagtttgtatttttgttttccgctgcgtattaacAAGTATAGGAAGTggcgatttgggtgagacgctattcacccctctctaacgaacgtcaaggtcccaacacttaCATCCCTTTAGAAATGAAACCTCATTTATTTTTTACCTTTAATTTTTTTGGCAGTTTGAATTGTTTGCTTTTATTGCCACTGTGATAGTTTATTGTCAATCTCATCTTCTTTAGACTACATCCTTTCATTAAAACATCCATCTAAGAGACAGCAACAGTTGAAATTTGTTCCATTGTGCAAGTGATGATCAATTTTGATAATTGTTAGGGAAGTTATGACTTGTGTGCACCTACATCCCTTTAGAGGTGAAACTTCGTTTCTTTTTTACCTTTAATTTTTGGTAGTTTGAATTGTTTGCTTTTACTGCCACTGTGTTAGTGTATTGTCAGTCTCATCTTCTTTTGACTACTCCTTTTATTAAAGCATTGTTCCATGCATCATAGTTGCTTTTGCTTACTATACCTCTGTAATTCCAGTTTTTCTAATCCAAAATAATGGTTGTCAGCAGTAATATTAGTTCTAGAATTTCTGAGTTTCCGCAGTtctatgaataaagaaaaaaaatctttgttACATTTCACTTGTCCATTGCACTTATTTGTTTCAGctaaaaattcttaatttttagGTGTATCTctcatttagaatttaatttgttGGGTAGCCCTAAGACAATTATTGATACGTGAATCTAAGGGGACGGATACATTAAGTTTGATACTCAGTTTTGGGTTTTCAGTGAAAGTTCTTATTTATGTTCATCTTATTCAATATTGTTTATGATGCTGTCTAATATTTGCCACTTTGAACTGTTGACATCTTAGAATGTATCCTCACCATCTTCATCAAATATGAGGTATTTGTACCAACCATTTGGGGTCAACTACACAGATCCCAATGAGACTAATGCGTAGTTTATTATTTCCATGTTTGTCTTATCCAGTCATCGCTGCCATGATCGTCAACATTGTCGTCACCAAGCCAATATTTGTTCAAACTGTTTGGAGTCAAGTTGTGTTTGTTTGAATGATACAACCCttgattattaataatattaaaatcaattaaattatttttttatattaatttaatgtTTTCTTTGGCCTTGTACTCCATACACCTACTCTAATTGATATAACTCTTAATTATAGATTGCTCACTTTTGAGCATGCACTTCATTTGCATCTTAATATGCATGTTAGTGGAGCATACAGAATGTTTTACTTCTCCAATTTAGCTTGTTTTTCCATTGTATTTTGCTGTTTCAGTGTATGCTTTCATTTTAATGGGCTATACCTTTTATAATGTTGGCAATTTGGTTCCTGAAGTTGTCTATTTTCTAATGGCTGATAAAAGGATTCTAGCATTTTATGTTCTTTTCCATGTTCAGGACAAGTACATGCAAAACAGACTGGTGAGGTTGGTTTGTGTCTTTCTGCAAAGTCTTATCAGAAACAAGATAATCAACGGCAAGTTTGCTTTTGTTTTTTCATCATGCTTACATGCAtttccaactattaatttgtttgGAGTAATCAAATGTGTAACAAATTTGATAGGACTGCATACAATAGACTTAATGTGCTCTGGCTCTAGTTCTTTGTCTAGTGCCACATTGACTTGGCTTGGCGATTCAGGATGGAACTCATGAATCCAGTTGGAAAATAGATATATATTTCGTGCAAGTTTATTTCAAGCTGGCTAGCTAATTACTCTGATAACTAAATTCTAATTCTGTGAATTAAGATTCTATTctgggttgatttttttttttcgttgACATGTTTGTCTGTTTGTTGTGCAGTTCGTGATCTCTTCATAGAAGTCCAGGCCTTCTGCATTGAGTTCTCACGCATCAGGGAGGCTGCTGGCCTGTTCAGACTTCTCAAGACCTTGGAGTGATCATACAAATTCAAATGTTGCTTTCTCCCCATTTTGTACATCCTGCCCAACACATCCTTGCCGAgggttttgtgttttcttctttcgtTCATGGACCTTTTGGAACATTGTGCCATAGACTTTTGCATCATGCTGCTGCTCCATAAGCTTCTTGAGTTTGGAGAGTAAAATTTAAGCGATTTCACATACCATGTTGGAAAAAGAAGTCATGTTTCATGCATTCTCTAGATGAAGTGTCTTCTCGCCATTGGTTCAGTGTATGCTTGAGTTCTACTCCCCTCTATTTAATTCATGCTTTAACTCTTAGCGACGCGTTAGACTTAGTTTAAGCTGACACTGTACTGTGCTCCAACAACTTGCAGTATAAGCACTACTACGATGCAAATGGATGGTAGATTCGTATTACAGGAGTAAAGTTTGAATCCTCTAGGTTCATTCTCTTAAGGAATAAATTCATAGGAGACCGTTTAGTATTGTGATTCATCTCCTTTCCACATCCTGGGTGGATGGTGGAGGAATATCTGATATGAacgttctcattttttttttttttttttttgcatcattACTATGACGTAAACTTGCGGTGGTGATTTCTTATAAAATCATGTTATATAGGTACCTATCCAAGTGATGATGATTGTTTTCTTATAAAATCATGATATATAGGTACCTATCCAAGTTTTACTGAAATAACTACGAGCTTGGCTTGGCAACGGTGTAGTGACAAAGtaccttttaaattttttaggcATTTAAGAATTGTTTTTAGGCATTTAAGAATTGAATTTtagttttgacaaattaatatatgattttttttaatgagtAGTTGACCTAAGGATGttaaattaaggaaaaatttgcatgcagtccccattAGCAAATATAAGTTTGTATGCCATCTCCATtggaaaaaatctttcttttcactccctagtctaatatatttacctaattgtccttgatattttaagtataaaaagtctaaaaatgagtataaatcctcttaaattcagtacaattaaactagaatctagtatattttctatcaaattgagtacgattctttttccacctcaattggatggaaaatatattagattttctttaaatgatactcaattagatgtaaaatatactagattttctttaaatgatactcaattggatgaaaaatatattatatttttttcaaatgatactgaatttaggaagaattatattaaataggaaaaaagtcgtactaaatttaatagaaaatatactcgattctagtttaaaatattgaatttaataggaattatacttatttttagactatttatacttaaaatatattaaggataattttaattaaaaatatactcgaatatattagattttctttaaatgatactcaattggatagaaaatatactagattttctttaaattatactcatttttggatcTTTTGTACCAAAAAAATTTGAGGGGCAATTAGGTCACAATGTTTACACGAGGGAGTTGAAGTAAATAAAACTTTACATGCAGGagtgaaaacaaaatttttttatgagTGAAAATTACATGCAAAATTTAAGTTCTGATTGAAGATTTTTTTCTACTATACTCTTAAATAATTAATAGGTCATTTATTAtgaatgtttttttatttattcacgTAGTCATGAAAAATTTTAATGGAAACTTACAGAGCCTCTGAGATTAATCTAATTTGAATATTTGATGCCTACttgaaaaaaaacattaaaaaaatgaaagaaactaTGTGAGCATTGGTAGCGAGAGGGCTTTCAATATCAACATACCCTTTTTCCTGCAAGGCTGCAAGTATTGTAATCAGTACAGTACGTCTCTCTTCTCGGTTTTCCTTTCTGTTTCTTTCCTTTTTGTTTTGCTTTAAAGAAGAGAGTGTTTGGCTGGATTTATAAAGCACTATTTTGAAATTTATAAActcttcaaatttatttaataaattttttttcaaacaatttataaattatcaaaataattttttttagaatttataagCTATTTTAAAAAAGTACGGGAgaccttattttttttaaaaaaattttttttaataattttcttctctAAAATACCttcatataattttataaattctcATCTTATctttcataaatttttataaacctaATATCTTTCTATCTCCATCGCTTTCTCTTTCAGCGCCGTATCATCTTCTCCGTCAGACGTCTTTTTCcaatttttctcttctccaatgtAAAAATTCATCCAAATtctctattaataaaaaattcaaaacactctATTAGTAGTATTATAttcttttgataattttattaataaaaaaaatttataataccaaacacatcaatacaaatatttttaaattgattgtAATAAATTTACACAAtactttaacaatttatttttaaaataaaatctaacatacaaatatttataaattatttttaataaatttagtcAAACATTCTCAAAAATAGGGATAAACCCTAAGACTGCGGTGGTAACAATGACTATTTGTGACGGTGTGAGACATGAGGGAACAGCCCAAGAATGTGTTCTGGCACAAAGTCATGCCGAGTGAGAATTCCAACAATAGGAGGCCTCTGCATGGAGCAAAAACAATATTCGTAAGTGCCTGATAATATGGAAAACAAATGGATATGCATAACGGATGGCCTCCTTAACGCatcaaattttcaaatttttaagagaaaaaacACACTGCCTATATGAACTATAATTTTTGAACTATACATACGTGTATTCTTGGAAAGAGTTCTTACCCCTGGAGTCTTTGGCACAACGCACAGGTGCCTGAGTCCAAGCTCCCTGAAGAGGACAGCAGCTTTAGATAGTGACATTGTCTCGACGACTGTGTAGGGTGATGTGTTGGCGATGGGGTGGAGATCAACAAACATATCCAATTCCTCTTCAAGGATATCCAAATCTTCCAGTTTCAGCCCTTTGCCTAATCCAGCTTTTGAAAAATCAAAGGGTCCAAATCTTTGTAACACTTCTTCTACCCCAGTTTCTACCCTTCCCATGGTAAATATCTTTCCCTTCAGCAAAACAAGCAAATGAGACCTCAGTACCAGCCCAACAAGTTCAGGAGCATCTGAGAAGGGGGGTTCATTGATCACTGGAAAACCATTATGACCAGTGAATCTCAGTGCTTCGACTATGTTCCCTACTCTCTCCACACCAGAGAAGGAAATCAGAGGTCCTGATATCACGTCCCCTGCTACCAAGTTCCTCATGTAGGGTTCTGCATGGGCTTCCATGAATGGAAGCCCCTTCATCTTGACCATCTGATCATAGACCCCCCTGTTAAAGCAATCAGCTACTGTCTTGGATAGGAGGAGGACTAACATAACCAGAGGCAGCATTAGAAGATCATTGGTCAACTCGAGAAGTATAACACAGACAGAAACTGTCATTCTCATAGTTCCACCTAGGAAAGATGCTGCTCCGAGAAGGGCAAAGAGACCTGTGTCAAGGTCTGATAATGGACCAAGAAGAGTGCCAACGATCCTTCCATAAGTAGCACCAGCAAGTATAACAGGAATGAAAAGACCAGAAGGAATAGCAATGCCATATGTTGCAACTCCAAGGCAGAAAATTGCGGCGAAGAAGACTAAAAGGCTGGATATGCGGAATTCATTCTCTGTGCCGCCACTGAAGAGATTGCGGATGGCATCATCATTGGTGTTGAGGAAGAGAGAAGCAAGGTCATTGTAGTGACCTGAGGGGCACTGGAAGTTTTTGAAATTGCCCGAGCGGCCGACGGTTGGGCATTCCTCTTGAAGATCCTCAGGACAAGGAATGCAGCTGGCAAACCAAGGTAACCCATAAGAGCAGCATGATGTGAGGAGAGATATGATGATAGTGAGGAGAATCTTGAATGGGGCACCTTTCCTGCAATTCGATGGATTAGTGCAATCAGTTCAATGGCGAGAATTGAATTTAGTTTATATGAATTCAGAGTGATTCATGACAGCAATGCTATCGACTAAAGGAATTTACTTGTTGATAAAGCTGTATGTTCGAAGGGTCATGTTTACAAGATAGTTGAAGAGGGCTCCAAATACTCCGCCAATTAATCCAATagcaacaatagctatcagatcTTGAG from Zingiber officinale cultivar Zhangliang chromosome 4A, Zo_v1.1, whole genome shotgun sequence includes the following:
- the LOC121970240 gene encoding chloride channel protein CLC-c-like — its product is MEHQEGNNDIESMEGAWRAVERYGSGLNGKEEGGSASEPLLRKLTGNTTSQIAIIGANVCPVESLDYEIVENDVFKEDWRSRKKVQIFQYIVLKWTLALMIGLATGLVGFFNNLAVENIAGFKLLLTSNLMLEHRYLTAFFAYGGINVILAAAAATLCAYVAPAAAGSGIPEVKAYLNGVDAYSILAPSTLFVKIFGSIAGVSAGFVLGKEGPMVHTGACIANLLGQGGSRKYHLTWTWLRYFKNDRDRRDLITCGSAAGVAAAFRAPVGGVLFALEEAASWWRSALLWRTFFTTAIVAVVLKGLIEYCRSGKCGLFGKGGLIMFDVSSSVSTYNTQDLIAIVAIGLIGGVFGALFNYLVNMTLRTYSFINKKGAPFKILLTIIISLLTSCCSYGLPWFASCIPCPEDLQEECPTVGRSGNFKNFQCPSGHYNDLASLFLNTNDDAIRNLFSGGTENEFRISSLLVFFAAIFCLGVATYGIAIPSGLFIPVILAGATYGRIVGTLLGPLSDLDTGLFALLGAASFLGGTMRMTVSVCVILLELTNDLLMLPLVMLVLLLSKTVADCFNRGVYDQMVKMKGLPFMEAHAEPYMRNLVAGDVISGPLISFSGVERVGNIVEALRFTGHNGFPVINEPPFSDAPELVGLVLRSHLLVLLKGKIFTMGRVETGVEEVLQRFGPFDFSKAGLGKGLKLEDLDILEEELDMFVDLHPIANTSPYTVVETMSLSKAAVLFRELGLRHLCVVPKTPGRPPIVGILTRHDFVPEHILGLFPHVSHRHK